One genomic segment of Trueperaceae bacterium includes these proteins:
- the gabT gene encoding 4-aminobutyrate--2-oxoglutarate transaminase — protein MSNQELAQRRAKAVAPAAYSVHPFYPERAEGSYVWDADGKKYLDWSAGIAVMNLGHSHPRVLEAVRKQSETFQHLCFAVAMNETYIQLAEKLNQIAPGNTPKKTFLVNSGAEAVENAVKIARAYTGRPGIVAFTHAFHGRTHMALSLTGKAEPYKAGFAPRAAEIYRAPYPYAYRNPWGAADEEETGRRALELLIDMVSTTVGESEVAAFLIEPVAGEGGFIPAPRSFLSGLRDYASKIGALWIDDEVQAGIGRTGRWWAVDHYGLEPDLVTTAKALSSGFPLSAVVGKAEIMDEIKPGMLGSTFGGNPTSCAAALATLEVIENEDLLARSAEIGRKATARFRDWQRRWSQIGDVRGPGAMIGIELVQGEEKAPNKEAVEAIAAEAREDGLILLPTGTYGNVIRLLPPINLSDSELEEGLQKMERAFAKALDAVTAVA, from the coding sequence ATGAGCAACCAGGAACTAGCGCAGCGTCGCGCCAAGGCGGTAGCGCCGGCCGCGTACAGCGTCCACCCGTTCTATCCCGAACGGGCAGAGGGCTCCTACGTCTGGGACGCGGACGGCAAGAAGTACCTCGACTGGTCGGCGGGGATCGCGGTCATGAACCTCGGCCACTCCCATCCACGAGTGCTCGAGGCCGTGCGGAAGCAGTCGGAGACGTTCCAGCACCTCTGCTTCGCGGTAGCGATGAACGAGACCTATATCCAACTGGCCGAGAAGTTGAACCAGATAGCGCCGGGCAACACCCCGAAGAAGACCTTCCTGGTGAACTCCGGCGCCGAGGCGGTGGAGAACGCCGTCAAGATCGCTCGCGCCTACACCGGCCGCCCGGGCATCGTAGCCTTCACCCACGCCTTCCACGGCCGCACTCACATGGCGCTCTCGCTCACCGGGAAGGCCGAACCGTACAAGGCGGGCTTCGCCCCGCGCGCCGCCGAGATCTACCGCGCGCCCTACCCGTACGCCTACCGCAATCCGTGGGGCGCCGCGGACGAGGAGGAAACCGGCCGGCGGGCCCTCGAACTGCTCATCGACATGGTTTCGACCACCGTCGGCGAGAGTGAGGTAGCAGCCTTCCTCATCGAACCGGTCGCCGGCGAGGGCGGCTTCATCCCTGCGCCGCGCAGCTTCCTGAGTGGCCTCCGTGACTACGCCAGCAAGATCGGCGCGCTCTGGATCGACGACGAAGTCCAGGCCGGTATCGGTCGTACCGGAAGGTGGTGGGCTGTCGACCACTACGGGCTCGAGCCCGACCTCGTCACCACCGCGAAAGCCCTCTCCTCCGGGTTCCCGCTCTCGGCCGTCGTAGGCAAGGCGGAGATCATGGACGAAATCAAGCCCGGGATGCTTGGCTCTACGTTCGGCGGCAACCCGACCAGCTGCGCTGCGGCGCTCGCCACCCTCGAGGTGATCGAGAACGAAGACCTGCTGGCCCGCTCGGCAGAGATCGGCCGGAAGGCGACCGCGAGGTTCCGCGACTGGCAGCGCCGCTGGAGCCAGATCGGCGACGTCCGGGGTCCCGGAGCGATGATCGGCATCGAACTCGTGCAGGGCGAGGAGAAAGCGCCCAACAAGGAAGCGGTCGAAGCCATCGCCGCTGAAGCTCGCGAGGATGGGCTCATCCTGTTGCCCACGGGAACCTACGGGAACGTGATCCGGCTTCTGCCCCCCATCAACCTGAGCGACAGCGAACTCGAAGAGGGCCTCCAGAAGATGGAGCGCGCCTTCGCGAAGGCTTTGGACGCGGTGACGGCGGTAGCCTAG
- a CDS encoding class I SAM-dependent methyltransferase, whose amino-acid sequence MRVVVGAQEGGNEEVARELAERLGLELVPDDEAPAEALVLACTRSGLLLRETGPRAAGPLRVAFRSGRGPALLSRATLAGRREVETIIDATAGLGADAFAMAEAGARVDLIERSPVVAALLADGLERATRDPALAPTARRMTLHVGEASRLLPRLAPAHVVHLDPMYPTSGREGGKAKEMRILRRLLGDDLDAPELLALARSSATKRVVVKRPLKAPPLAGEEPSGSLRGKTVRYDLYAPAAKSSTGAQRD is encoded by the coding sequence ATGCGCGTCGTAGTCGGGGCCCAGGAAGGCGGGAACGAAGAGGTCGCCCGTGAGTTGGCGGAACGGCTCGGTCTGGAACTGGTGCCTGACGACGAAGCCCCGGCGGAGGCGCTCGTACTGGCTTGCACCCGCTCGGGACTGCTGTTGCGGGAAACCGGGCCCCGAGCGGCCGGCCCTCTGCGGGTCGCCTTCCGCAGCGGGCGCGGCCCGGCCCTGCTGAGCCGTGCCACCCTCGCCGGCCGCCGGGAGGTCGAGACGATCATCGACGCCACCGCTGGCCTCGGGGCAGACGCTTTCGCGATGGCCGAAGCCGGAGCCAGAGTCGACCTGATCGAACGCTCACCGGTGGTCGCTGCACTCCTCGCCGACGGCCTCGAGCGAGCGACTCGCGACCCGGCGCTGGCCCCCACCGCCCGACGGATGACGCTGCACGTGGGCGAGGCGTCCCGGCTGCTGCCCAGGCTGGCGCCCGCTCACGTCGTCCACCTCGACCCGATGTACCCGACGAGCGGGCGGGAGGGCGGCAAGGCCAAGGAGATGCGGATACTCAGGCGACTCCTGGGCGACGACCTCGACGCGCCCGAGCTGCTAGCGCTGGCAAGGAGCTCGGCGACGAAACGGGTGGTCGTCAAGCGGCCGCTCAAGGCGCCACCGCTTGCGGGCGAGGAACCGTCGGGCAGCCTGCGGGGCAAGACGGTCCGCTACGACCTCTACGCCCCCGCTGCGAAATCTTCAACTGGTGCGCAGCGTGACTGA
- a CDS encoding 3-hydroxyacyl-CoA dehydrogenase family protein translates to MSATNVETIAVIGAGTMGGGIASVCLSAGFEVRLFDPNRQALDLAGKRIAKRLESDESAGSAENLDVHYQLEGAVEGCDLVIEAVPEKLDLKREVFGRCDSVAPPHAILATNTSELSVTAIAGATKRPAQVVGMHWFNPPERMRLIEMVRAVQTSKQTVQTVMAVAERCGKTTVLVKDRQGFVTTRALAALLTEAMRMLEEGVATKSDIDTAIKLGLNHPMGPLELADYVGLDTMLFIGESMTEALGERFRPPQTLRKMVEAGRLGRKSGAGFYDYGKRRD, encoded by the coding sequence ATGAGCGCGACCAACGTCGAGACCATAGCCGTGATCGGCGCCGGCACCATGGGCGGAGGCATAGCTTCGGTCTGCCTGTCGGCAGGCTTCGAGGTGCGCCTGTTCGATCCGAACCGTCAGGCTCTCGACCTGGCGGGGAAGAGGATCGCCAAGCGACTCGAATCGGACGAGTCTGCCGGCTCCGCTGAGAACCTCGACGTGCACTACCAGCTGGAGGGTGCGGTCGAGGGTTGCGACCTGGTGATAGAGGCCGTTCCCGAGAAACTCGACCTGAAACGCGAGGTGTTCGGGCGCTGCGATTCGGTGGCCCCACCTCACGCCATCCTTGCCACCAACACCAGCGAGCTGTCGGTGACGGCGATAGCAGGAGCGACGAAGCGGCCGGCCCAGGTAGTGGGCATGCACTGGTTCAACCCACCGGAGCGGATGCGCCTCATCGAGATGGTCCGGGCAGTTCAGACCTCGAAACAGACGGTCCAGACGGTCATGGCCGTAGCCGAGCGCTGCGGGAAGACGACCGTGCTGGTGAAGGACCGGCAGGGGTTCGTGACCACCAGGGCGCTGGCGGCGCTCCTGACCGAAGCGATGCGGATGCTGGAGGAGGGAGTGGCCACCAAGTCCGATATCGACACGGCAATCAAGCTGGGTCTCAACCATCCCATGGGGCCACTCGAGTTGGCCGATTACGTGGGCCTGGACACGATGCTCTTCATTGGCGAATCGATGACCGAGGCGCTCGGCGAGCGCTTCCGGCCACCGCAGACGCTCCGGAAGATGGTAGAGGCCGGACGACTGGGCCGCAAGAGCGGAGCCGGGTTCTACGACTACGGCAAGAGGCGGGACTGA
- the upp gene encoding uracil phosphoribosyltransferase has product MEQVRVIDHPLVQHKLSILRDRDTAVRDFRALCTEVSMLMAYEAMRDLPLDDAVVQTPVAPAQVKRLTGKKLALVAILRAGLVMVDGLLTLVPSARVGHIGLYRDPETLKPVEYYEKLPSDIDERDVFLLDPMLATGGSAAAAITILKNLGARRIRLLCILGAPEGIAAVHGEHPDVEIILAARDERLNDHGYIVPGLGDAGDRIYGTR; this is encoded by the coding sequence ATGGAGCAAGTACGCGTCATCGACCACCCGCTCGTGCAGCACAAACTGTCGATCCTCCGCGACCGTGACACCGCCGTTCGCGACTTCCGGGCCCTGTGCACCGAGGTGAGCATGCTCATGGCCTACGAGGCGATGCGCGACCTGCCGCTCGACGATGCGGTCGTTCAGACGCCTGTCGCCCCCGCCCAGGTGAAGCGGCTGACCGGGAAGAAGCTGGCCCTGGTAGCGATACTGCGAGCAGGTTTGGTGATGGTCGACGGGCTCCTGACCCTTGTGCCCAGCGCCCGCGTTGGGCACATCGGGCTCTACCGCGACCCCGAGACGCTGAAGCCGGTCGAGTACTACGAGAAGCTGCCGTCGGACATCGACGAGCGGGATGTGTTCCTGCTCGACCCGATGCTCGCGACGGGTGGCTCCGCGGCCGCCGCCATCACCATCCTGAAGAACCTCGGCGCGCGCCGGATCCGGCTTCTCTGCATCCTCGGCGCACCCGAAGGGATCGCCGCCGTCCACGGCGAGCACCCCGACGTAGAGATCATCCTCGCGGCCAGGGACGAGCGCCTCAACGACCATGGCTATATCGTTCCCGGCCTCGGTGACGCCGGAGACCGGATCTACGGGACCCGCTAA
- a CDS encoding MraY family glycosyltransferase — MPENTVEIAPLVFCSFAVALVVVSLAVPWVRDFALRIGAFQNGGASHGEGKRIHSGNVPNIGGIAIFGGFLIALLVGSLVRPALLDAYRVELLAIVLGGSLMVLVGFIDDMWEVPPAMRLASQFLAAGVLVVNGVKIEFVTDYFGAGKYLFMPDVVAVAITLLWVVGFTNAFNFIDGLDGLSSGIAAISSLSLLAVALQFPDRGAAILLLASLAGAALGFLRHNFNPAKIIMGDSGAYMLGYVLAAVSVLGALKVTAAVTVAAPILILAVPVLNITQVTLRRLRRGVSPSLASNDHLHDLIRERSGSQRVTVMVLWFATLVLGALGMILSSTPPAIMYLTVATTVLLIAGASLVRLIEVRLEREVTGT; from the coding sequence GTGCCAGAGAACACCGTCGAGATCGCGCCACTCGTTTTCTGCTCCTTCGCCGTCGCCCTGGTCGTCGTCTCGTTGGCGGTTCCCTGGGTCCGTGATTTCGCCTTGCGCATAGGTGCCTTCCAGAACGGTGGCGCCAGCCACGGCGAGGGGAAGCGGATCCACTCCGGCAACGTTCCCAACATCGGCGGGATCGCCATCTTCGGCGGCTTCCTCATCGCGCTCCTGGTGGGTAGCCTGGTGCGGCCGGCGCTGCTCGATGCCTACCGGGTAGAACTGCTCGCCATCGTCCTCGGCGGCAGCCTGATGGTGCTGGTGGGCTTCATCGACGACATGTGGGAAGTTCCGCCGGCCATGCGCCTGGCCAGTCAGTTCCTGGCCGCCGGCGTACTCGTCGTCAACGGGGTGAAGATCGAGTTCGTGACCGACTACTTCGGCGCCGGGAAGTACCTGTTCATGCCCGACGTGGTGGCCGTCGCCATCACTCTTCTCTGGGTCGTCGGCTTCACCAACGCCTTCAACTTCATCGACGGCCTCGACGGTCTATCGTCGGGTATCGCCGCCATCTCCTCGCTCAGTCTGCTTGCGGTAGCACTCCAGTTCCCCGACCGGGGCGCAGCCATCCTGCTCCTCGCCTCGCTCGCGGGCGCGGCGCTGGGCTTCCTGCGTCACAACTTCAATCCAGCGAAGATAATCATGGGAGATTCCGGAGCGTACATGCTGGGCTACGTCCTCGCGGCGGTGAGCGTGCTGGGCGCTCTCAAGGTGACGGCCGCCGTTACCGTGGCGGCACCAATACTCATCCTCGCGGTGCCGGTACTCAACATCACCCAGGTGACCCTCCGCCGGCTCCGTCGGGGGGTGAGCCCATCGCTCGCCTCGAACGACCACCTCCACGATCTCATCCGCGAGCGCAGCGGTTCGCAGAGGGTCACCGTGATGGTTCTCTGGTTCGCCACCCTGGTCCTGGGGGCGCTGGGCATGATCCTCTCCAGCACGCCTCCGGCGATCATGTATCTGACCGTGGCAACTACCGTTCTGCTGATAGCCGGAGCCAGCCTGGTGCGACTCATCGAGGTGAGGCTCGAGCGTGAGGTAACCGGTACGTGA
- the wecB gene encoding UDP-N-acetylglucosamine 2-epimerase (non-hydrolyzing), with amino-acid sequence MTVKRVCVAFGTRPEANKMAPVVFGLREQPGLEPVVLVTGQHREQLDGSLRLFGLQPAADLAVMTSRQTLPELIARIVPLAAQKLRELRCDYVLVHGDTLTTFAVALAAFYEGIPVAHVEAGLRSFDLAQPFPEEANRRLTDVLTDLDLPPTPLARRNLLAEGKSDERMVVTGNTAVDAVEFARSRARLPGHVPCDRLVAVTMHRRENLPVMRDLAGALANVARANPELTFVYPVHLNPAVREAVRPQLSGLDNVILDDPWDYLSMLALLDRSELVITDSGGIQEEGTALGVPVVVLRNVTERPEGVDAGALVLAGNEPRRVEEIVSALLADPERRDAMRKRENPYGDGRAGSRIAAAVAWRLGLADRPADWR; translated from the coding sequence GTGACGGTCAAGCGGGTGTGTGTCGCCTTCGGCACCCGACCAGAAGCGAACAAGATGGCGCCGGTGGTTTTCGGGCTGCGCGAGCAGCCGGGCCTCGAACCTGTCGTGCTCGTCACCGGGCAGCATCGGGAGCAGCTCGATGGCAGTCTCAGGCTCTTCGGCCTGCAGCCCGCCGCCGATCTCGCGGTGATGACCAGCAGGCAGACCCTGCCCGAACTGATAGCCCGTATCGTGCCGCTGGCGGCCCAGAAACTGCGGGAGTTGCGTTGCGACTACGTGCTGGTGCACGGCGACACCCTCACAACCTTCGCCGTTGCGCTGGCGGCCTTCTACGAAGGTATCCCCGTGGCGCACGTCGAGGCGGGTCTGAGATCGTTCGACCTTGCCCAGCCGTTCCCCGAAGAGGCCAACCGCCGCCTCACCGACGTCCTCACCGACCTCGACCTGCCGCCCACGCCGCTGGCAAGGCGGAATCTGCTGGCCGAGGGGAAGAGCGACGAGCGGATGGTCGTAACCGGCAACACCGCCGTCGATGCCGTCGAATTCGCCCGCTCCCGGGCCAGGCTCCCCGGGCATGTACCGTGCGACCGGCTGGTGGCGGTGACGATGCACCGGCGAGAGAACCTGCCGGTGATGAGGGATCTGGCGGGAGCGCTCGCCAACGTGGCCCGGGCCAACCCCGAGCTCACCTTCGTCTATCCGGTGCACCTCAATCCGGCCGTACGTGAAGCGGTTCGGCCACAGCTGTCGGGTCTCGACAACGTGATCCTGGACGACCCCTGGGACTACCTGTCGATGCTGGCCCTGCTCGACCGTTCAGAACTGGTGATAACCGACTCGGGCGGCATACAGGAGGAGGGGACGGCGCTGGGAGTCCCCGTGGTAGTGCTGCGGAACGTCACGGAGAGACCGGAAGGGGTCGATGCGGGCGCCCTCGTACTGGCCGGCAATGAGCCTCGCCGGGTGGAGGAGATCGTCTCAGCACTGCTGGCCGATCCGGAACGGCGCGACGCCATGCGCAAGCGCGAGAACCCGTACGGCGACGGGAGGGCCGGGAGCAGGATCGCAGCGGCGGTCGCTTGGCGCCTCGGCCTGGCAGACCGGCCGGCGGACTGGCGCTGA
- the folP gene encoding dihydropteroate synthase, which yields MTEHRLSSRRPLPASLQEGERHVRTWPGTAVMGILNVTPDSFSDGGAYADHQAAIERGVAMAEQGALFVDVGGESTRPGAEPVTPEVEAERVVPVVEALAQKTEAIISIDTCKAEVARCALEAGAHLVNDVTGLRNPWLVELCAEFGVPAVIMHMQGEPRTMQRQPHYDDVVVEVGGFLTEAAERALQAGLPDLFIDPGIGFGKTPEHNLELLRALPLLMAQGMKVLVGGSRKSTIEYLAGPSRPADRDPGSIALHLHAASCGAAVVRVHDVAGHVQALAVWERLRE from the coding sequence GTGACCGAGCATCGGCTCAGCTCCCGCCGTCCCCTGCCAGCCTCGCTGCAGGAGGGGGAGCGGCACGTGAGGACCTGGCCCGGCACCGCGGTCATGGGCATCCTCAACGTCACGCCCGACAGCTTCTCGGACGGCGGCGCCTACGCCGATCATCAGGCGGCCATCGAGAGGGGCGTCGCGATGGCCGAGCAGGGGGCGCTCTTCGTCGATGTGGGCGGCGAGTCGACCCGGCCGGGGGCAGAACCGGTCACACCCGAGGTCGAGGCCGAGAGGGTCGTGCCCGTAGTGGAGGCCTTGGCGCAGAAGACCGAGGCGATCATCAGCATCGACACCTGCAAGGCCGAGGTAGCCCGGTGCGCTCTGGAAGCTGGCGCTCACCTCGTCAACGATGTGACTGGCCTGCGGAACCCGTGGCTGGTCGAGCTCTGCGCCGAGTTCGGCGTACCGGCCGTGATAATGCACATGCAGGGTGAACCGCGGACGATGCAGCGGCAACCGCACTACGACGACGTGGTCGTCGAGGTCGGTGGCTTCCTGACCGAGGCTGCGGAGCGGGCCCTGCAGGCGGGCCTGCCGGACCTGTTCATCGACCCCGGCATCGGTTTCGGCAAGACGCCGGAACACAACCTGGAGCTGCTGCGAGCCCTACCCCTCCTGATGGCGCAGGGCATGAAGGTTCTGGTGGGCGGCTCCCGCAAGAGCACCATCGAGTACCTGGCCGGCCCCAGCCGTCCGGCCGACAGGGATCCCGGCTCTATCGCCCTCCACCTCCACGCCGCGAGCTGCGGAGCCGCCGTAGTGAGGGTTCACGATGTCGCCGGACATGTCCAGGCGCTGGCGGTATGGGAGCGTCTGCGTGAGTGA
- the folB gene encoding dihydroneopterin aldolase, whose translation MSEGKIVLLGMEFHAHHGALDEEATLGARFTVDLELALDLPAEDVLDATIDYARVYGAVQQVVTGSRHYLIESLAAIIAEKLLAAEPLLDALLVRVHKPHAPLPGVVRDVYVEVRRERQS comes from the coding sequence GTGAGTGAAGGGAAGATAGTACTCCTGGGCATGGAGTTCCACGCGCACCACGGAGCGCTCGACGAGGAGGCGACACTGGGGGCGCGCTTCACGGTAGACCTCGAACTCGCCCTCGACCTTCCTGCGGAGGACGTGCTCGATGCGACGATCGACTACGCGCGGGTCTACGGGGCGGTGCAGCAGGTGGTCACCGGTTCCCGGCACTATCTGATCGAGTCGCTCGCCGCGATCATCGCCGAGAAGCTGCTGGCCGCGGAACCGCTGCTCGACGCGCTGCTGGTGCGGGTCCACAAACCCCATGCGCCTCTCCCCGGGGTGGTCCGCGACGTGTACGTGGAAGTGCGGCGCGAGCGCCAGAGTTGA
- the folK gene encoding 2-amino-4-hydroxy-6-hydroxymethyldihydropteridine diphosphokinase produces the protein MTPPLALVALGSNLGDPAARLRAARSDLAELGRIARSSSIYRTAPVGGPPGQPDYLNAVVALEPRLGLAEPRSLLGALHEIERRHGRLRRLRWEARVLDLDLLALDELVREEPEITLPHPRMMERSFVLVPLCEAVPEWRHPLTRESACEALARLPMEGIERTVLGWGDSRARRAET, from the coding sequence TTGACCCCTCCATTGGCGCTCGTGGCGCTCGGCAGCAACCTCGGCGATCCCGCGGCGAGATTGCGGGCTGCCCGTTCCGACCTGGCCGAACTGGGTCGCATCGCGAGAAGCTCGAGCATCTACCGCACCGCACCGGTCGGTGGTCCTCCTGGTCAACCCGACTACCTGAACGCGGTGGTGGCCCTCGAGCCGAGACTCGGCCTCGCGGAGCCGCGGTCGCTGCTCGGCGCGCTACATGAGATCGAGCGTCGTCACGGCCGGCTGCGCCGGTTGCGATGGGAGGCACGAGTACTCGACCTGGACCTCCTGGCGTTGGATGAACTCGTCAGAGAGGAGCCGGAAATCACGCTCCCGCACCCGCGCATGATGGAACGCTCCTTCGTGCTCGTTCCCCTCTGCGAAGCAGTGCCCGAATGGCGCCACCCGCTCACCCGGGAGAGCGCCTGCGAGGCCCTCGCGCGACTCCCGATGGAGGGGATCGAACGCACCGTCCTCGGCTGGGGCGACAGCCGGGCGCGTCGCGCCGAGACGTAA
- a CDS encoding metallophosphoesterase, with product MRVFAIADPHLSRADPKPMTIFGPGWEGHPEAFFEGWREEVTSDEDLVLIPGDLSWALKLEDALLDLRDIADLPGRKVILRGNHDYWWPSVSKLRAALPATMRAIQNDALEMDGLVIAGTRGWVCPGSHGFSEQDEKIYRRELERLRLSLTAARKLGGDAFVVMLHFPPVNSRLDPSGFTELLLDAAPDAVVFGHVHGEPAEKVVPDLPGIAVHFVAADALGFRPRLVMEL from the coding sequence ATGCGCGTTTTCGCCATCGCCGACCCTCATCTCTCGCGCGCCGACCCGAAACCGATGACGATATTCGGACCAGGCTGGGAGGGGCATCCCGAGGCCTTCTTCGAAGGCTGGCGGGAGGAGGTCACGAGCGACGAAGACCTAGTGCTGATTCCCGGCGACCTCTCCTGGGCGCTCAAGCTGGAGGACGCCCTGCTCGACCTCCGGGACATAGCGGACCTGCCGGGCCGCAAGGTGATCCTGAGGGGCAACCACGACTACTGGTGGCCGTCGGTTTCGAAGTTGCGCGCCGCCCTGCCAGCCACGATGCGGGCGATACAGAACGACGCCCTCGAGATGGACGGGCTAGTGATCGCCGGTACCCGCGGTTGGGTGTGCCCCGGCAGCCACGGGTTCTCCGAACAGGACGAGAAGATCTACCGGCGCGAACTCGAGCGGCTGAGACTCTCGCTGACAGCGGCCCGCAAGCTCGGCGGCGACGCGTTCGTGGTGATGCTCCACTTCCCCCCGGTCAATTCCAGGCTCGACCCCTCAGGGTTCACGGAGCTGCTGCTCGACGCGGCTCCCGATGCGGTCGTATTCGGCCACGTCCACGGTGAGCCTGCCGAGAAGGTTGTACCCGACCTTCCCGGCATCGCCGTGCACTTCGTCGCGGCCGACGCCCTCGGGTTCCGGCCGCGACTGGTGATGGAGTTGTGA
- a CDS encoding DUF2203 domain-containing protein, protein MYRLFTLAEATDMIPTVDRLLGEMQDAARDIAILKERLGKLDPISVDARNCAQEIAFLINGLHSVKAELDRMGVHIKDVESGVVDFPSQLGAEVVCLSWEKGQDAITHYHRFGEDATKLLPHQANDNSSASF, encoded by the coding sequence ATGTACCGACTCTTTACGCTCGCGGAAGCCACCGACATGATCCCGACCGTAGACCGGCTGCTCGGCGAGATGCAGGACGCCGCACGCGATATCGCCATCCTCAAGGAACGACTCGGCAAGCTCGATCCGATCTCGGTCGACGCCAGGAACTGCGCCCAGGAGATCGCCTTCCTCATCAATGGGCTGCACTCGGTGAAGGCCGAACTGGATCGGATGGGGGTTCACATCAAGGATGTCGAGTCCGGCGTCGTCGACTTCCCCAGTCAGCTGGGCGCCGAGGTCGTCTGCCTCTCGTGGGAGAAGGGCCAGGACGCCATCACTCACTACCACCGCTTCGGCGAGGATGCCACCAAGCTCCTGCCCCACCAGGCGAACGACAACAGCAGCGCCAGCTTCTGA
- a CDS encoding ROK family protein, translating to MKTLGLDLGGTKIAAAVVLDGKVLEGERCDTPRSGFDAVLDALAGLAQGLLERHPEVTAVGIGSPGPLDYEQGLVLFAPNIPGMEGAPLVPGLVERLAMPVVLENDANAAGYAEHLYGAARDLETSIYMTISTGIGGGLFIGDRVIRGAHGLAGEIGHTVMLPGGPIDGDGHHGTLEALAAGRAIAREGSYAYGVAITTEEVFERARAGERKALAIVDNAARFTGMGIANLVKVFDPEGFVIGGGMSQVGDFYLDRIRAAAEAYLVGYPVPELRKASLGTAAGVIGAAAVAGKESGTG from the coding sequence ATGAAGACGCTTGGCCTCGACCTGGGTGGCACGAAGATAGCTGCCGCGGTCGTCCTCGATGGCAAGGTGCTCGAAGGTGAGCGTTGCGACACGCCCCGGAGCGGGTTCGATGCCGTGCTCGACGCCTTGGCCGGCCTGGCCCAGGGGCTGCTCGAGCGGCACCCGGAAGTGACCGCGGTGGGGATAGGCTCCCCGGGACCGCTCGACTACGAGCAGGGGCTCGTGCTGTTCGCGCCGAACATACCCGGCATGGAGGGAGCCCCGCTCGTTCCCGGGCTCGTCGAGCGTCTCGCCATGCCGGTCGTACTCGAGAACGACGCCAACGCCGCCGGTTACGCCGAGCACCTCTACGGGGCGGCTAGGGACCTCGAGACGAGCATCTACATGACGATCTCGACAGGCATAGGCGGGGGTCTTTTCATAGGCGACAGGGTGATCCGCGGCGCTCACGGCCTGGCGGGGGAGATAGGCCATACCGTCATGCTTCCCGGTGGGCCCATCGACGGAGACGGACACCACGGGACGCTCGAGGCCCTGGCGGCGGGTCGCGCCATCGCCCGCGAAGGCTCGTACGCCTACGGTGTCGCCATCACCACGGAAGAGGTGTTCGAACGCGCCCGCGCCGGGGAGCGAAAGGCGCTCGCCATCGTCGACAACGCCGCCCGCTTCACGGGGATGGGCATCGCCAACCTGGTGAAGGTTTTCGACCCGGAAGGCTTCGTGATCGGCGGGGGCATGAGCCAGGTGGGCGATTTCTATCTCGACCGCATCCGCGCAGCCGCCGAGGCCTACCTCGTCGGCTACCCGGTGCCCGAACTGCGCAAGGCGAGCCTGGGGACGGCAGCGGGGGTCATCGGCGCGGCAGCCGTAGCTGGCAAGGAGTCGGGAACCGGCTAG
- a CDS encoding acyltransferase has translation MPWLIPKELPESADRQIRRFLGELGERIDDPTLDRNEVVREIISQVMHARSFDELSEVAPMAALALDPRNVTFEAERYVVTDAKKFAAVKPLLWLWKCIDGTPLGQSLATGIPLRRLLAERIFARAGRNLKIFQNVEVSVGYNIEAGDDVVVHRHVFIDDIGGVELHDGCSISDYANIYSHTHDTLESSDVRLRRTVIGRGVRVAYHATVLAGTVLSDDSMLGAMALATRDLAPHVIGLGIPAKPRVWKERAGDPDFARLTVDSATYPRPPEVVANPDFREREAVAAVDDTDGEPH, from the coding sequence ATGCCCTGGTTGATACCCAAGGAGCTCCCGGAGTCGGCCGACCGCCAGATACGCCGGTTCCTGGGAGAGCTCGGCGAGCGGATAGACGACCCGACCCTCGACCGTAACGAGGTCGTGCGGGAGATCATCTCGCAGGTGATGCACGCACGGTCGTTCGACGAGCTGTCGGAGGTGGCGCCGATGGCGGCCCTGGCGCTCGACCCCCGGAACGTCACCTTCGAGGCCGAGCGCTACGTCGTCACGGACGCCAAGAAGTTCGCCGCCGTCAAGCCGCTCCTCTGGTTGTGGAAGTGCATCGACGGCACGCCGCTCGGGCAATCCCTGGCCACCGGCATCCCGTTGAGGCGGCTGCTGGCCGAACGGATCTTCGCCCGAGCCGGCCGCAACCTGAAGATCTTCCAGAACGTCGAGGTGTCGGTGGGGTACAACATCGAGGCCGGCGACGACGTCGTGGTCCACCGGCACGTGTTCATCGACGACATAGGCGGCGTCGAGCTCCACGACGGCTGTTCGATCTCGGACTACGCCAACATCTACTCCCACACTCACGACACTCTTGAGTCGAGCGACGTCAGGCTCAGGCGCACCGTCATAGGCAGGGGGGTCCGGGTCGCCTACCACGCGACCGTCCTGGCCGGGACGGTGCTTTCGGACGACAGTATGCTGGGGGCGATGGCGCTGGCCACGAGAGACCTCGCACCGCACGTCATCGGGCTAGGGATCCCGGCCAAGCCGCGGGTATGGAAGGAGCGTGCCGGCGACCCGGACTTCGCCAGGCTCACCGTCGACTCCGCTACCTACCCCCGCCCCCCCGAGGTCGTCGCCAACCCCGACTTCAGGGAGCGGGAAGCGGTCGCCGCGGTCGACGACACCGACGGGGAGCCGCACTAG